From the genome of Actinomycetota bacterium, one region includes:
- a CDS encoding adenylate/guanylate cyclase domain-containing protein: MDVPRTRFARSGDYHIAYQVFGDGPMDLLVCGSWQSNVEGRWEVPRMAKFLRRLGSFARVITFDKRGVGLSDPVPLHNLPSLEDWMDDVRAVLDDLGSKRTAIYGVADGGVMAMLFAATYPERTAALLLEHCYAKVQQAPDYPWGVPASLLEQTPELIRRLWINGQMLSLVAPGLAQDEVLREEFARYCRSSASPGAAAAMVDMLRHVDIRYVLPSISVPTLVMHERDAHFYKVEFGRYLAENIPRARYVELPGADVSWFGDQEAILAEMEEFMTGVRPAPSHDRVLATVMFTDIVESTRLAAEWGDARWRNFLERHRDLSRRQLGIHRGREVQMLGDGLFATFDGPARAIRCASAIQEGSRSLGIDVRSGLHTGECELMGEDVGGIAVHIGARVVSLAEPGEVLVSSTVKDLVVGSGLNFDDRGEHSLKGVPGEWRLFAVRN, encoded by the coding sequence CCCCCGGATGGCGAAATTCCTCCGCCGGCTGGGGTCCTTCGCGCGGGTCATAACCTTCGATAAGCGCGGTGTCGGTCTCTCCGACCCGGTTCCCCTGCACAACCTCCCGTCGCTCGAGGATTGGATGGACGACGTTCGAGCGGTCCTGGACGACCTCGGATCGAAACGAACGGCCATCTACGGGGTAGCCGACGGCGGCGTGATGGCGATGCTGTTCGCCGCGACGTACCCGGAGCGAACCGCGGCGCTCTTGTTGGAGCATTGCTACGCCAAGGTTCAGCAGGCGCCGGACTACCCGTGGGGCGTGCCGGCATCCCTGCTCGAACAGACCCCCGAGCTGATCCGCCGCTTGTGGATCAACGGCCAGATGTTGAGCCTCGTCGCTCCGGGCCTTGCGCAAGACGAGGTTTTGCGCGAGGAATTCGCGCGCTATTGCCGCTCGAGCGCCAGTCCGGGCGCGGCGGCGGCGATGGTCGACATGCTCCGCCACGTCGACATCCGATATGTGCTCCCGTCGATCAGCGTGCCGACGCTCGTCATGCACGAGCGCGATGCGCACTTCTACAAGGTCGAGTTCGGTCGCTACCTCGCGGAGAACATCCCCCGCGCTCGGTACGTCGAGCTGCCCGGCGCCGACGTTTCCTGGTTCGGCGACCAGGAGGCGATCCTCGCCGAGATGGAGGAATTCATGACCGGCGTCCGCCCTGCCCCCAGCCACGACCGGGTGCTCGCCACCGTGATGTTCACCGACATCGTCGAATCCACGCGGCTCGCGGCCGAATGGGGCGACGCCAGGTGGCGGAACTTCCTCGAGCGGCATCGCGACCTATCCCGGCGCCAGCTCGGCATCCACCGCGGACGCGAGGTGCAGATGCTCGGCGACGGCCTCTTCGCCACGTTCGACGGGCCTGCACGCGCGATCCGGTGCGCGTCGGCGATCCAAGAGGGCTCCCGTTCGCTGGGGATCGACGTGCGCTCGGGACTGCACACCGGAGAGTGCGAGCTGATGGGGGAAGACGTCGGCGGGATCGCGGTGCACATCGGCGCGCGGGTGGTCTCACTGGCCGAGCCCGGCGAGGTGCTCGTGTCGAGCACGGTGAAGGATCTGGTCGTGGGGTCGGGGCTCAACTTCGACGACCGCGGTGAACACTCGCTGAAGGGCGTGCCCGGCGAGTGGCGATTGTTCGCGGTTCGGAACTGA